The following coding sequences lie in one Frigoribacterium sp. SL97 genomic window:
- a CDS encoding sensor histidine kinase — protein sequence MTTTPDTSPAPGGPRGQAGSAGQAGQAGSAGQAGQAGQAGQAGQAGSAGPGMATVRRVLDRLGVHTVLGRDVALAAVWALVTIAFLATLLAAGEFYGANRSIPTAQIVAVIVLALVQHVPLALQRVRPVTALLAVAVLQAALLTVLPTGLALWTAAPVVTAYTVATLRPTRDVVGAVLAAVGIEAVGAAVGASAIVKDQLGAPAGLGEVGVVVEALALVASAVLINGVSAAVGSWVALRRAHDRDARARAAESVEHQATLTRAAVAAERTRMARELHDVAAHHLTGLVVQAGAAERLVDGDPERAKESLRSVRAQGRETLDALRSIVGILRETGDGPSGTVPVPGLGDVADLVDQARASGAVVASHVDGTLPSLAPLADVTAYRTVQEALVNARRHAPGATVELHLTATAGSLVIVVENDLPVARDTSGGGGFGLVGMRERADLVGGRLDTGATAEGQWRVRLELPVEADASAAGPSAPAAAPSATTAATPGPGAGLAGGGAE from the coding sequence CGGGCAGGCCGGGCAGGCCGGGCAGGCCGGTTCGGCCGGGCCCGGGATGGCGACGGTGCGCCGCGTCCTCGACCGGCTGGGCGTGCACACGGTGCTCGGCCGCGACGTCGCCCTCGCCGCCGTCTGGGCGCTCGTCACGATCGCCTTCCTCGCCACGCTGCTGGCCGCGGGCGAGTTCTACGGCGCGAACCGCAGCATCCCGACCGCCCAGATCGTCGCCGTGATCGTGCTGGCGCTCGTCCAGCACGTGCCCCTGGCACTCCAGCGCGTCCGCCCCGTCACGGCCCTGCTCGCGGTCGCCGTCCTGCAGGCCGCCCTGCTCACCGTGCTGCCGACCGGCCTCGCCCTGTGGACGGCCGCCCCCGTCGTCACGGCCTACACGGTCGCCACCCTGCGGCCGACCCGGGACGTCGTCGGGGCGGTGCTCGCCGCCGTGGGCATCGAGGCCGTCGGTGCCGCCGTCGGGGCGTCGGCGATCGTCAAGGACCAGCTGGGCGCCCCCGCCGGGCTCGGCGAGGTCGGCGTCGTGGTCGAGGCGCTCGCCCTCGTGGCCAGCGCCGTGCTGATCAACGGCGTGAGCGCCGCCGTCGGCTCGTGGGTGGCCCTGCGCCGCGCCCACGACCGCGACGCGCGGGCCCGCGCGGCCGAGAGCGTCGAGCACCAGGCGACGCTCACCCGGGCCGCGGTCGCCGCCGAGCGCACCCGCATGGCCCGTGAGTTGCACGACGTCGCCGCGCACCACCTCACCGGGCTCGTGGTGCAGGCCGGTGCCGCCGAACGCCTCGTCGACGGCGACCCCGAGCGCGCCAAGGAGTCCCTCCGCAGCGTCCGGGCCCAGGGCCGCGAGACCCTCGACGCGCTGCGGTCGATCGTGGGCATCCTCCGCGAGACCGGCGACGGACCGAGCGGCACCGTGCCGGTCCCCGGTCTCGGCGACGTGGCCGACCTCGTCGACCAGGCCCGCGCCTCCGGGGCCGTCGTCGCGTCGCACGTCGACGGGACGCTGCCCTCGCTGGCCCCGCTCGCCGACGTCACGGCCTACCGCACCGTGCAAGAGGCGCTCGTCAACGCCCGTCGGCACGCGCCGGGGGCGACGGTCGAGCTGCACCTGACCGCGACGGCCGGGTCCCTCGTGATCGTCGTCGAGAACGACCTGCCCGTGGCTCGCGACACGTCGGGGGGCGGCGGCTTCGGACTGGTCGGCATGCGTGAGCGGGCCGACCTGGTCGGTGGGCGGCTCGACACCGGAGCGACCGCCGAGGGGCAATGGCGGGTGCGGCTCGAGCTGCCGGTCGAGGCAGACGCCTCGGCGGCCGGGCCGTCGGCACCCGCTGCGGCGCCGTCTGCGACCACCGCGGCGACGCCCGGGCCCGGTGCGGGGCTCGCCGGCGGGGGTGCCGAGTGA
- a CDS encoding response regulator — protein MIRVVLVDDQAIVRTGFRVVLETAGGIEVVGEASGGREAVEVVRRTRPDVVVMDVRMPGGDGIEATRAIVDARVGPGAAGTAAAGGLGSSAPLGGGPALGGGPAPGGDATLGGDAVDRQEARVGSASTPAVLVATTFDLDEYVFGALEAGASGFVLKDVEPDEFVGAVRALASGRAAIDGATTRRVIAEFTRRRRASAVEPSPDVLTERERELVRLLGEGLSNDEIGERLVVETSTVKSHLTRITTKLGTRDRLQTVVWAYRSGLLP, from the coding sequence GTGATCCGGGTCGTGCTGGTCGACGACCAGGCGATCGTGCGCACCGGCTTCCGGGTCGTGCTCGAGACGGCGGGTGGCATCGAGGTCGTCGGCGAGGCGTCCGGCGGGCGCGAGGCGGTCGAGGTCGTGCGACGCACCCGCCCCGACGTCGTCGTGATGGACGTGCGCATGCCCGGCGGCGACGGCATCGAGGCGACGCGGGCGATCGTCGACGCCCGGGTAGGGCCCGGTGCCGCCGGAACGGCCGCTGCCGGCGGCCTCGGCTCGTCAGCGCCCCTCGGCGGCGGTCCGGCTCTCGGCGGCGGTCCGGCTCCCGGCGGCGATGCGACCCTGGGCGGCGATGCCGTCGACAGGCAGGAGGCGCGGGTCGGGTCGGCGAGCACCCCCGCGGTCCTCGTCGCCACGACCTTCGACCTCGACGAGTACGTGTTCGGTGCCCTCGAGGCGGGCGCGAGCGGGTTCGTGCTCAAGGACGTCGAGCCCGACGAGTTCGTCGGTGCCGTCCGCGCCCTGGCCTCGGGCCGCGCGGCGATCGACGGCGCCACCACGCGGCGGGTGATCGCCGAGTTCACCCGACGCCGGCGGGCATCGGCGGTCGAGCCGTCGCCCGACGTCCTGACGGAGCGCGAGCGCGAGCTCGTCCGTCTGCTCGGCGAGGGGCTCTCGAACGACGAGATCGGCGAGCGCCTGGTGGTCGAGACGAGCACGGTCAAGTCACACCTCACCCGCATCACGACCAAGCTCGGCACCCGAGACCGCCTGCAGACCGTCGTCTGGGCCTACCGCTCGGGCCTGCTGCCCTGA
- a CDS encoding sulfite exporter TauE/SafE family protein encodes MTPLTLALAAAAIVVGALTQRMAGIGFALTAAPLLVVVLGPEAGVSVGNALAAVLALVVLASTWRTVRWRTAALLVLPALVTIPIGAWVVQTAPTGPLTIAVGALALVGVLVMAFSSRARLLPGRVGAVAAGALGGFMNVTAGVGGPALTVHATSDRWPREVFVGTGQVFLLAINLTSVLTKGIPSEPVPVWAGALGLLFVGAFVGHHLSKVVPARVGRILVLTLAAVGSALALVRGITQL; translated from the coding sequence GTGACCCCGCTGACGCTCGCCCTCGCCGCCGCGGCCATCGTGGTCGGCGCCCTCACGCAGCGCATGGCGGGCATCGGCTTCGCGCTCACCGCCGCACCCCTCCTCGTGGTGGTGCTCGGCCCCGAGGCCGGCGTCTCGGTCGGCAACGCCCTCGCCGCCGTGCTCGCGCTGGTCGTGCTGGCGAGCACCTGGCGCACGGTGCGGTGGCGGACGGCGGCCCTCCTCGTCCTGCCCGCCCTCGTGACGATCCCGATCGGCGCGTGGGTCGTGCAGACCGCCCCGACCGGTCCGCTGACCATCGCGGTGGGCGCCCTGGCCCTGGTCGGGGTGCTCGTGATGGCGTTCTCGAGCCGCGCGCGCCTCCTGCCCGGCCGCGTCGGCGCCGTGGCCGCGGGCGCCCTCGGCGGCTTCATGAACGTCACGGCCGGCGTCGGCGGTCCGGCGCTGACGGTGCACGCCACCAGCGACCGCTGGCCCCGGGAGGTCTTCGTCGGCACCGGCCAGGTGTTCCTGCTGGCGATCAACCTGACCTCGGTGCTGACGAAGGGCATCCCGTCCGAGCCGGTCCCCGTCTGGGCGGGAGCCCTCGGCCTGCTGTTCGTCGGCGCCTTCGTCGGACACCACCTCAGCAAGGTCGTCCCGGCCCGGGTCGGCCGCATCCTCGTCCTGACGCTCGCGGCCGTCGGCAGCGCCCTCGCCCTCGTGCGCGGCATCACCCAGCTCTGA
- the rlmC gene encoding 23S rRNA (uracil(747)-C(5))-methyltransferase RlmC, whose product MQCDYFDAGLCRSCTLLDRPYPVQVAEKEARVRDLLGESHAPSAWLPTLTGPESGFRNKAKMVVGGTIDEPTLGILDGRGQGVDLRGCGLHTSGIQEALPTLAAFVTRARLLPYDVPRRRGEAKYVHVTESPSGELMVRFVLRSEQALPRLRSELPWLLEALPRVAVVSVNLLPEHKAVLEGTDEIVLTDRETLTMHLGGVDLELRPQSFFQTNTAIAAGLYAQAAEWVDAIDPATVWDLYCGVGGFALHVARPGAGRSSRHAYREVVGIETSEEAVASARGSARRAGLEHVRFAADDATRFATGASAGAGPSGTGTAPPELVIVNPPRRGIGATLAGWLEGSDVEHVVYSSCNPVTLASDLDAMPSFDVVAARVFDMFPQTPHLEAMALLRRR is encoded by the coding sequence ATGCAGTGCGACTACTTCGACGCGGGGCTGTGCCGTTCGTGCACGCTCCTCGACCGCCCCTACCCGGTCCAGGTCGCCGAGAAGGAGGCGCGCGTCCGCGACCTCCTCGGCGAGAGCCATGCGCCCTCGGCCTGGCTGCCGACGCTGACCGGCCCCGAGTCGGGGTTCCGCAACAAGGCGAAGATGGTCGTCGGCGGCACGATCGACGAGCCGACGCTCGGCATCCTCGACGGCCGCGGGCAGGGCGTCGACCTGCGCGGCTGCGGGCTGCACACGTCAGGAATCCAGGAGGCGCTGCCGACGCTGGCGGCGTTCGTGACCCGGGCGCGCCTCCTGCCCTACGACGTCCCGCGACGCCGCGGCGAGGCGAAGTACGTGCACGTCACCGAGTCGCCCTCGGGCGAGCTGATGGTGCGCTTCGTGCTGCGCAGCGAGCAGGCCCTGCCCCGGCTGCGGTCCGAACTGCCCTGGCTGCTCGAGGCCCTGCCCCGGGTCGCGGTCGTGTCGGTCAACCTGCTGCCCGAGCACAAGGCCGTGCTCGAGGGCACCGACGAGATCGTGCTGACCGACCGCGAGACGCTCACCATGCACCTCGGCGGGGTCGACCTCGAGCTGCGCCCCCAGAGCTTCTTCCAGACGAACACGGCGATCGCGGCCGGGCTGTACGCGCAGGCCGCCGAATGGGTCGACGCGATCGACCCGGCCACCGTGTGGGACCTCTACTGCGGCGTCGGAGGCTTCGCCCTGCACGTCGCGCGCCCGGGCGCCGGCCGCTCGAGTCGACACGCGTACCGCGAGGTCGTCGGCATCGAGACCAGCGAGGAGGCGGTGGCCAGCGCCCGGGGCAGCGCCCGTCGCGCAGGCCTCGAGCACGTGCGCTTCGCGGCGGACGACGCGACCCGGTTCGCGACGGGCGCGTCCGCGGGGGCGGGGCCCTCGGGTACCGGCACCGCGCCTCCGGAGCTCGTGATCGTCAACCCGCCGCGACGCGGCATCGGGGCGACGCTGGCCGGCTGGCTCGAGGGGTCGGACGTCGAGCACGTCGTCTACTCGAGCTGCAACCCCGTCACCCTGGCGAGCGATCTCGACGCGATGCCGTCGTTCGACGTGGTCGCCGCGCGCGTGTTCGACATGTTCCCGCAGACGCCGCACCTCGAGGCGATGGCCCTGCTGCGCCGCCGCTGA
- a CDS encoding alpha-amylase family glycosyl hydrolase: MSEHESPTTATALPGPSWTEHVVWWHVYPLGFVGADTTGADRSPAPRLLDLVPWLDHLVALGANGLALGPVFASSTHGYDTIDWFAVDPRLGTEADLVTLIEAAHAKGVKVMLDGVFNHVGPEFPALVEARRDPDSSAASLFRREDDGSLGTFEGHGGLIALDHSSPEVARTVTDVLTYWADRGADAWRLDAAYSVPSSFWATVLPPLRERHPDVYVVGEVLHGDYAAAVRDGGLDSVTQYELWQGVWHALAEVNLFELEWALQRHDGFLDDFVPLTFVGNHDVTRIASQIDDDRHHAHAIVLLLTLGGTPSVYYGDEFGLRAVKEARVGGDDAVRPAFPSAPAEAPGAGVPDALPEVLALHQELIGVRRRHPWLHTARSRTVSVANESLVLEVTGAGAGRSLVVALNLGDDELRVADPAPGEWVAGRDAGLDGDVLSVGPHGWAVVARA, translated from the coding sequence ATGAGCGAACACGAGTCCCCGACGACGGCCACCGCCCTGCCGGGCCCCTCCTGGACCGAGCACGTCGTGTGGTGGCACGTGTACCCCCTCGGGTTCGTCGGGGCGGACACGACGGGAGCGGACCGCTCGCCGGCACCGCGCCTCCTCGATCTCGTGCCGTGGCTCGACCACCTGGTGGCCCTCGGCGCCAACGGCCTGGCCCTCGGGCCGGTCTTCGCGTCGTCTACCCACGGTTACGACACCATCGACTGGTTCGCGGTCGACCCGCGCCTCGGCACCGAGGCCGACCTCGTCACCCTGATCGAGGCCGCCCACGCGAAGGGCGTCAAGGTCATGCTCGACGGCGTCTTCAACCACGTCGGCCCCGAGTTCCCCGCGCTGGTCGAGGCACGTCGCGACCCCGACTCGAGCGCGGCCTCCCTGTTCCGGCGCGAGGACGACGGCAGCCTGGGCACCTTCGAGGGGCACGGCGGGCTCATCGCCCTCGACCACTCGTCGCCCGAGGTCGCCCGCACGGTCACGGACGTCCTGACGTACTGGGCCGACCGTGGTGCCGACGCCTGGCGGCTCGACGCCGCCTACTCGGTGCCGTCGTCGTTCTGGGCGACCGTGCTGCCGCCGCTCCGCGAACGGCACCCCGACGTGTACGTCGTGGGCGAGGTGCTGCACGGCGACTACGCGGCGGCCGTCCGTGACGGAGGCCTCGACTCGGTGACCCAGTACGAACTGTGGCAGGGCGTCTGGCACGCCCTGGCCGAGGTCAACCTGTTCGAGCTCGAGTGGGCGCTGCAGCGCCACGACGGGTTCCTCGACGACTTCGTGCCGCTGACCTTCGTCGGCAACCACGACGTCACGCGCATCGCCAGCCAGATCGACGACGACCGCCACCACGCCCACGCGATCGTGCTGCTCCTCACCCTCGGCGGTACGCCCTCGGTCTACTACGGGGACGAGTTCGGCCTGCGGGCCGTCAAGGAGGCGCGGGTCGGCGGCGACGACGCGGTGCGTCCGGCGTTCCCCTCGGCGCCGGCCGAGGCTCCGGGTGCCGGCGTCCCGGACGCCCTCCCCGAGGTCCTCGCCTTGCACCAGGAGCTGATCGGCGTGCGACGTCGGCACCCGTGGCTGCACACCGCCCGCAGCCGCACCGTGTCGGTCGCGAACGAGTCGCTCGTGCTCGAGGTCACGGGCGCCGGGGCGGGCCGGTCGCTCGTCGTCGCGCTGAACCTCGGCGACGACGAGCTGCGCGTGGCCGACCCGGCCCCGGGCGAGTGGGTGGCCGGTCGGGACGCGGGCCTCGACGGCGACGTCCTGTCGGTGGGGCCGCACGGCTGGGCGGTCGTCGCGCGCGCCTGA
- a CDS encoding iron-siderophore ABC transporter substrate-binding protein — MRKSLSIAAAVAVATLALAGCSADADPDDAAGGGASGGSGAFPVSIDTKFGEVTIDQKPTRVVALGWGDAETALALGVQPVGASDWLAFGDEADGVGPWAQGLYDQAPEIIGTLEPSYEAIAALEPDVILDTKSSGDQERYDRLSSIAPTVGVPEGGDSYLTDFEDQMELVSKALGEEAKGEQLVDENEKAVEAVADAHPEWKGKTITAATKTSEGWGAYVEDSERVEQLEELGFEQNPAISALSPNAGGFSVSISSEQLDQIDADVIVAFPIYIDTTEITDDPQWKALSAVQDGHAVVIDGDVAAAYSLGSALSRQYALDQLVPLLEGATE; from the coding sequence ATGCGCAAGTCACTCTCGATCGCCGCCGCCGTCGCGGTAGCCACCCTCGCCCTGGCCGGCTGCTCGGCCGACGCCGACCCGGACGACGCCGCCGGCGGCGGAGCCTCGGGCGGATCGGGCGCGTTCCCCGTCTCGATCGACACGAAGTTCGGCGAGGTCACCATCGACCAGAAGCCGACGCGCGTCGTCGCGCTCGGCTGGGGCGACGCCGAGACGGCGCTCGCGCTGGGCGTGCAACCCGTGGGGGCCTCGGACTGGCTCGCCTTCGGTGACGAGGCCGACGGCGTCGGCCCCTGGGCACAGGGTCTCTACGACCAGGCCCCCGAGATCATCGGCACCCTCGAGCCCTCCTACGAGGCCATCGCGGCCCTCGAGCCCGACGTCATCCTCGACACGAAGAGCTCGGGCGACCAGGAGCGCTACGACCGTCTGTCGAGCATCGCCCCGACCGTGGGCGTGCCCGAGGGAGGCGACAGCTACCTGACCGACTTCGAGGACCAGATGGAGCTCGTCTCGAAGGCTCTCGGTGAAGAGGCCAAGGGTGAGCAGCTCGTCGACGAGAACGAGAAGGCCGTCGAGGCCGTCGCCGACGCCCACCCCGAGTGGAAGGGCAAGACGATCACCGCCGCCACGAAGACCAGCGAGGGCTGGGGTGCCTACGTCGAGGACAGCGAGCGGGTCGAGCAGCTCGAGGAGCTCGGCTTCGAGCAGAACCCCGCCATCTCGGCGCTGTCCCCGAACGCCGGTGGCTTCTCGGTGTCGATCTCGAGCGAGCAGCTCGACCAGATCGACGCGGACGTCATCGTGGCCTTCCCGATCTACATCGACACCACCGAGATCACGGACGACCCGCAGTGGAAGGCCCTGTCGGCGGTGCAGGACGGCCACGCCGTCGTCATCGACGGCGACGTCGCCGCGGCGTACTCGCTCGGTTCGGCGCTCTCGCGCCAGTACGCGCTCGACCAGCTGGTGCCGCTGCTCGAGGGCGCCACGGAGTAG
- a CDS encoding FecCD family ABC transporter permease: protein MAMPRALTVGRAPRPTRGSRRTRTRLLALVAALALLALAVVLGLAVGARPVAFDEVLRILTGAASRDTADATAVLDLRLPRTVAAIVAGAGLGVAGAVVQAVTRNPLADPGILGVTSGSAFAVALAVGFAGVTSASGWVWFSFVGAGLATVAVALIGGAGRGGGGPARLTLAGLALGSVLAGITSSIVLADPRRFDAVRAWEVGSLADRGWEPVLTVLPFVAAGVVVALIASRPLDAVALGDEHAASVGVSVPAVRVVSLVVVTLLAGGATAVVGPIAFVGLMVAHAARGVVGPSQPWITALSAVLGPVLLLLADVLGRVVAPPGELAAGLVTAAVGAPVLIAIARRRRVGGA, encoded by the coding sequence ATGGCGATGCCCCGAGCGCTCACGGTCGGCCGTGCCCCGCGACCGACGCGGGGCTCCCGGCGCACCCGCACGCGCCTCCTCGCCCTCGTGGCCGCCCTGGCCCTGTTGGCCCTCGCCGTCGTGTTGGGCCTCGCCGTCGGCGCGCGGCCGGTCGCGTTCGACGAGGTGCTGCGCATCCTCACCGGCGCCGCGAGCCGCGACACCGCCGACGCGACCGCCGTGCTCGACCTCCGCCTGCCGCGGACGGTCGCCGCGATCGTGGCCGGGGCCGGGCTCGGGGTCGCCGGGGCCGTCGTGCAGGCCGTGACGCGCAACCCGCTGGCCGACCCGGGCATCCTCGGCGTCACCTCGGGCAGCGCCTTCGCCGTCGCCCTCGCGGTCGGCTTCGCCGGGGTCACCTCGGCGAGCGGCTGGGTCTGGTTCTCGTTCGTCGGTGCGGGCCTCGCGACGGTCGCCGTCGCCCTGATCGGCGGCGCCGGACGAGGAGGCGGTGGTCCCGCCCGCCTGACCCTCGCCGGCCTCGCGCTCGGGTCGGTGCTCGCGGGCATCACCTCGTCGATCGTGCTGGCCGATCCCCGCCGCTTCGACGCCGTCCGCGCGTGGGAGGTCGGCTCGCTCGCCGACCGCGGCTGGGAGCCCGTGCTCACGGTGCTGCCCTTCGTCGCGGCCGGGGTCGTCGTCGCCCTGATCGCCTCGCGCCCGCTCGACGCCGTCGCGCTCGGCGACGAACACGCCGCGTCGGTCGGCGTCTCGGTGCCGGCCGTGCGCGTCGTCTCGTTGGTCGTCGTCACCCTGCTGGCCGGAGGCGCGACCGCGGTGGTCGGGCCCATCGCGTTCGTGGGGCTCATGGTCGCGCACGCCGCCCGCGGCGTCGTCGGGCCCAGCCAGCCGTGGATCACCGCCCTCTCGGCCGTGCTCGGGCCGGTGCTGCTGCTGCTCGCGGACGTCCTCGGCCGCGTGGTCGCTCCCCCGGGCGAGCTGGCCGCTGGCCTCGTCACGGCCGCCGTCGGCGCCCCCGTGCTCATCGCGATCGCCCGACGCCGACGGGTGGGTGGCGCGTGA
- a CDS encoding FecCD family ABC transporter permease: MTGGTGPDTRPTRGTGTSSGTRTTSASPGVGPRLLRSWRSTGGRRRTATLTLVVVAVVVAIVALGIGDYPLSPPQVVRALFGGDGFASTIVLNWRLPRVLAALVFGAALGVSGAVFQSLTRNPLGSPDVIGFSTGAYTGAIVVIVSGAASTIGTAAGALIGGLVTALVVYLLAYRRGVHGLRLIIVGIGVTALLHSVNSWLLLRAQNEVALTASFWGAGSLALVGWKQLVPALVLLVVLTPLVMALSRPLRQLELGDDAARSHGLGAERSRLALVVVGVALTAVVTASTGPIAFVALAAPQLARRLVRSAGVPLVAGGLVGGVLLLVADLVAQHVAANPVPVGLVTLVIGGVYLITLLVSESRRSA, translated from the coding sequence GTGACCGGGGGCACGGGGCCGGACACGCGCCCGACCCGGGGCACGGGCACGTCGTCGGGTACGCGGACGACGTCGGCCTCCCCGGGTGTCGGCCCGCGCCTCCTGCGCTCGTGGCGCTCGACCGGCGGGCGGCGACGCACGGCGACGCTGACGCTGGTCGTGGTGGCCGTCGTCGTCGCGATCGTCGCCCTCGGCATCGGCGACTACCCGCTCAGCCCGCCCCAGGTCGTGCGGGCGCTGTTCGGCGGCGACGGGTTCGCCTCGACCATCGTGCTGAACTGGCGGCTGCCGCGCGTCCTCGCGGCCCTCGTCTTCGGCGCCGCACTCGGCGTCTCGGGCGCCGTCTTCCAGTCCCTGACCCGCAACCCGCTGGGCTCGCCCGACGTGATCGGCTTCTCGACCGGCGCCTACACCGGGGCGATCGTCGTCATCGTGTCGGGTGCGGCCTCGACGATCGGCACGGCGGCCGGCGCCCTGATCGGCGGGCTCGTCACCGCGCTGGTCGTCTACCTGCTGGCCTACCGTCGCGGCGTGCACGGGCTGCGGCTGATCATCGTGGGCATCGGCGTCACGGCCCTGCTGCACTCGGTCAACAGCTGGTTGCTGCTGCGCGCGCAGAACGAGGTCGCCCTGACCGCGTCGTTCTGGGGGGCGGGCTCGCTCGCGCTGGTCGGCTGGAAGCAGCTCGTCCCGGCGCTGGTGCTGCTCGTCGTGCTGACCCCGCTGGTCATGGCGTTGTCGCGTCCCCTCCGGCAGCTCGAGCTCGGCGACGACGCCGCCCGGTCGCACGGCCTCGGCGCCGAGCGGTCGCGCCTGGCGCTCGTCGTCGTCGGCGTCGCGCTGACCGCCGTGGTGACCGCCAGCACCGGGCCGATCGCGTTCGTGGCCCTGGCCGCGCCGCAGCTGGCCCGACGCCTGGTGCGGTCGGCCGGGGTGCCGCTCGTCGCCGGCGGACTCGTCGGCGGGGTGCTCCTGCTCGTCGCCGACCTCGTCGCCCAGCACGTGGCCGCCAACCCGGTGCCGGTCGGCCTCGTCACCCTCGTGATCGGCGGGGTCTACCTGATCACCCTGCTCGTCTCTGAATCCCGGAGGTCCGCGTGA
- a CDS encoding ABC transporter ATP-binding protein produces MNADDTRPSRLVARGAHLAYDRRTVSEAVDADVRDGSFTVIVGPNACGKSTLLRAFARLLKPRSGSVLLDGRELAGVPAKEVARIVGLLPQTSTAPDGITVAELVARGRYPHQGLFRQWTGTDREAVDAALAETDLTELVDVPVDELSGGQRQRVWVAMALAQQTPVLLLDEPTTYLDIAHQYDLLDLFARLHGQGTTVVAVLHDLNQAARYATDLIVMADGDVVATGTPAEVLTEQLVTDVFDLPCVVVPDPVTGSPMVVPRRR; encoded by the coding sequence GTGAACGCCGACGACACCCGCCCCTCCCGCCTCGTCGCCCGCGGCGCGCACCTCGCCTACGACCGGCGAACGGTGAGCGAGGCCGTCGACGCCGACGTGCGCGACGGCTCGTTCACGGTCATCGTCGGGCCGAACGCCTGCGGGAAGTCGACCTTGCTGAGGGCCTTCGCGCGCCTCCTGAAGCCCCGGTCGGGGTCGGTCCTGCTCGACGGACGCGAGCTCGCGGGCGTGCCGGCGAAAGAGGTGGCGCGCATCGTCGGGTTGCTGCCCCAGACCTCGACCGCGCCCGACGGCATCACCGTCGCCGAACTCGTCGCCCGGGGCCGCTACCCGCACCAGGGGCTCTTCCGGCAGTGGACCGGCACCGACCGCGAGGCCGTCGACGCGGCCCTGGCCGAGACCGACCTCACCGAGCTGGTCGACGTGCCCGTCGACGAGCTGTCGGGCGGCCAGCGCCAGCGAGTGTGGGTCGCGATGGCGCTCGCGCAGCAGACCCCGGTGCTGCTGCTCGACGAGCCGACGACCTACCTCGACATCGCGCACCAGTACGACCTGCTCGACCTCTTCGCCCGGCTGCACGGGCAGGGCACGACCGTGGTCGCGGTGCTGCACGACCTCAACCAGGCCGCGCGGTACGCGACCGACCTGATCGTGATGGCCGACGGCGACGTGGTGGCGACGGGAACCCCGGCCGAGGTGCTGACCGAGCAGCTGGTGACCGACGTGTTCGACCTGCCCTGCGTCGTCGTGCCGGACCCCGTGACCGGGTCGCCGATGGTCGTGCCGCGCCGCCGCTGA
- a CDS encoding SDR family NAD(P)-dependent oxidoreductase — protein MKIELDGTTALVTGSTQGIGFAIARGLAAAGACVIVNGRSTDTTGAARARLLDSLAGDAAFAALDAGTREARVVTLAADLATEAGAQAAVEAFPEVDVLVNNLGVFGSADALSIDDDEWRRYFETNVLSAVRLTRAYLPGMMERGWGRVQYIASDSAIVTPVEMIHYGVSKTALLGVSRGFAKAAAGSVVTVNSVIAGPTHTGGVEEFVRELVGDDLPWDEAQHEFMLKHRPQSLIQRLIEPEEIANMVVYLSSRFASATTGGALRVDGGYVDAIVP, from the coding sequence ATGAAGATCGAACTCGACGGCACCACCGCACTCGTCACCGGCTCGACCCAGGGCATCGGCTTCGCGATCGCCCGGGGGCTCGCCGCCGCCGGGGCCTGCGTCATCGTGAACGGACGCTCGACGGACACCACGGGGGCGGCCCGGGCGCGCCTCCTCGACTCGCTGGCCGGCGACGCCGCCTTCGCGGCCCTCGACGCCGGGACCCGGGAGGCGCGGGTCGTCACGCTCGCGGCCGACCTGGCCACCGAGGCGGGCGCGCAGGCGGCGGTCGAGGCCTTCCCCGAGGTCGACGTGCTGGTGAACAACCTCGGCGTCTTCGGCTCGGCCGACGCGTTGAGCATCGACGACGACGAGTGGCGCCGCTACTTCGAGACGAACGTGCTGTCGGCCGTGCGCCTGACGCGGGCCTACCTGCCCGGCATGATGGAGCGCGGCTGGGGCCGGGTGCAGTACATCGCGAGCGACTCGGCGATCGTGACGCCGGTCGAGATGATCCACTACGGGGTGTCGAAGACGGCCCTGCTCGGGGTGTCGCGGGGGTTCGCGAAGGCGGCCGCGGGTTCGGTCGTGACGGTCAACAGCGTCATCGCCGGGCCGACGCACACGGGCGGCGTCGAGGAGTTCGTGCGCGAGCTGGTCGGCGACGACCTGCCCTGGGACGAGGCCCAGCACGAGTTCATGCTGAAGCACCGACCGCAGTCGCTCATCCAGCGACTGATCGAGCCGGAGGAGATCGCCAACATGGTGGTCTACCTCAGCTCGCGCTTCGCCTCGGCGACGACGGGCGGGGCGCTGCGGGTCGACGGCGGCTACGTCGACGCGATCGTCCCGTAG
- a CDS encoding ribonuclease E inhibitor RraB — MDEGLVVHLQRCAAQLVTRNELRDRFDLARTVTHAADFSRRSAAERAADELRTAGYDATVTRHGLLGADLRASREDALDDDRAVTFTREVFDVVQRSGGRYDGWSAEVIAEAQA, encoded by the coding sequence ATGGACGAGGGACTCGTCGTCCACCTCCAGCGGTGCGCCGCCCAGCTGGTCACCCGCAACGAGCTCCGTGATCGGTTCGACCTCGCACGGACCGTCACGCACGCGGCCGACTTCTCGCGCCGATCGGCTGCCGAACGCGCGGCCGACGAACTCCGCACGGCGGGCTACGACGCGACGGTCACCCGGCACGGTCTGCTGGGGGCAGATCTCCGGGCCAGCCGGGAGGACGCGCTCGACGACGACCGCGCCGTGACCTTCACCCGAGAGGTGTTCGACGTCGTGCAGCGATCCGGCGGTCGGTACGACGGCTGGAGCGCCGAGGTCATCGCCGAAGCCCAGGCCTGA